Proteins from a genomic interval of Corynebacterium deserti GIMN1.010:
- a CDS encoding MBL fold metallo-hydrolase, whose product MTNELTLHHISVSPMDNNCYLLAANGNGLLIDAADDAPALLKLAADNGVTITKVLTTHRHADHVRALPDIIAATGATHYAPYLEVPALPSAVDVELHHGDVIEFEGHSFPITILRGHTPGGATLEVELDGKTNLFVGDSLFPGGLGKTSSEGDFVRLFNDVKERLFDTYPDDSIVWPGHGKETTLGAERPQLEVWWERRW is encoded by the coding sequence ATGACTAACGAACTCACACTTCATCATATTTCCGTGTCACCCATGGACAACAATTGCTACCTGCTCGCAGCCAACGGAAACGGCTTGCTTATCGACGCCGCCGACGATGCCCCTGCGTTGCTGAAGCTGGCGGCAGACAACGGAGTCACGATCACCAAGGTGCTCACCACGCATCGTCACGCTGATCACGTGCGTGCCCTGCCTGACATCATCGCGGCGACAGGAGCTACCCACTACGCGCCATACCTTGAGGTTCCAGCGCTTCCATCCGCGGTGGATGTGGAACTTCATCACGGTGATGTCATTGAATTTGAAGGCCATTCCTTCCCCATCACTATCCTGCGTGGCCACACCCCAGGTGGCGCGACGCTGGAGGTAGAACTAGATGGCAAGACCAATCTCTTTGTTGGTGACAGCCTCTTCCCCGGCGGTCTGGGCAAGACCAGCAGCGAAGGCGATTTCGTTCGACTCTTCAACGATGTCAAGGAACGCCTCTTTGATACCTATCCTGATGATTCCATCGTCTGGCCAGGCCATGGCAAGGAAACTACGCTTGGAGCAGAGCGTCCACAGCTCGAAGTGTGGTGGGAGCGTCGCTGGTAG
- the uvrA gene encoding excinuclease ABC subunit UvrA, with the protein MADRLVVRGAREHNLKGVDIDLPRDSMVVFTGLSGSGKSSLAFDTIFAEGQRRYVESLSSYARMFLGQMDKPDVDLIDGLSPAVSIDQKSTNRNPRSTVGTITEVYDYLRLLYARAGTAHCPVCDAPVERQTPQQMVDQILEMEEGLKFQILAPVVRTRKGEFVDLFADLASQGYSRVRVDGEVHQLSDPPKLEKQIKHDIDVVVDRLQVKASQKQRLTDSLETSLRLADGVAVLEFVSLDEDDPKRLRRFSEKMSCPNGHALSVDELEPRAFSFNSPYGACPTCDGLGVRTEVDIDLIIPDPDAPVTKAVQPWNSSPNSSYFEKLIEGLAKALDFDPDTPYSALTAAQKKALIYGSEKEVSVRYKNRYGRIRSWTAPFEGVMGYFDRKLEQTDSESQKDRLLGYTREVPCPSCKGARLKPEILAVRLDSGSHGALSIAGLTALSVHEAFEFLDNLTLGKREEMIAGAVLKEIHARLKFLLDVGLSYLTLDRAAGTLSGGEAQRIRLATQIGSGLAGVLYVLDEPSIGLHQRDNQRLIATLEQLRDIGNTLIVVEHDEDTIRRADWLVDIGPRAGEYGGEVVYQGEPNGILDCEESLTGAYLSGRRTLGVPDQRREIDPARQLTVVGARENNLRGIDVDIPLGVLCCITGVSGSGKSTLINQILAKVLANKLNRARQVPGRAKRVEGLEHLDKLVQVDQSPIGRTPRSNPATYTGVFDKVRNLFAETTEAKVRGYKPGRFSFNMKGGRCEACHGDGTLKIEMNFLPDVYVPCEVCEGRRYNRETLEVKYKGKNIAEVLDMPISEAADFFEPITSIHRYLATLVDVGLGYVRLGQAATTLSGGEAQRVKLASELQKRSNGRTIYILDEPTTGLHFEDIRKLMMVIQGLVDKGNSVVIIEHNLDVIKAADWIVDMGPEGGSGGGTVVAEGTPEQVAEVKGSYTGQFLKELL; encoded by the coding sequence TTGGCTGATCGCCTTGTAGTTCGCGGTGCGCGGGAACACAACCTGAAGGGCGTGGACATTGACCTGCCACGTGATTCAATGGTGGTTTTCACCGGCTTGTCTGGATCAGGCAAGTCTTCTTTGGCGTTTGACACCATTTTCGCCGAAGGCCAGCGCCGTTATGTGGAATCTCTGTCATCCTATGCCCGTATGTTCTTGGGGCAAATGGATAAGCCGGACGTTGATCTGATCGACGGCTTGTCGCCTGCGGTCTCGATTGACCAAAAGTCCACCAACCGCAATCCTCGTTCCACCGTGGGCACTATCACGGAAGTGTATGACTACCTGCGCCTTTTGTATGCCCGTGCCGGTACAGCACATTGCCCTGTGTGTGATGCTCCTGTGGAGCGTCAAACTCCACAGCAGATGGTGGATCAGATTCTTGAGATGGAGGAGGGGCTGAAGTTCCAGATCCTTGCTCCTGTGGTGCGCACCCGAAAAGGTGAGTTTGTTGATCTTTTCGCAGACCTTGCCTCACAGGGATATTCCCGCGTGCGCGTGGACGGTGAGGTTCACCAGCTCTCTGATCCACCCAAGCTGGAAAAGCAGATCAAGCACGATATCGATGTTGTGGTGGACCGCTTGCAGGTAAAAGCGAGCCAAAAGCAACGTCTGACTGATTCCTTGGAAACTTCCCTCCGCCTGGCAGATGGAGTTGCGGTGCTGGAATTTGTCAGCCTGGATGAAGATGACCCTAAGAGGTTGCGTCGTTTCTCTGAGAAGATGAGCTGCCCCAATGGCCATGCCTTGAGCGTTGACGAGCTGGAGCCTCGCGCTTTCTCCTTCAACTCTCCCTATGGCGCCTGCCCAACCTGTGACGGTCTTGGCGTACGCACTGAGGTGGATATTGACCTCATTATCCCTGACCCTGATGCACCTGTGACCAAGGCTGTGCAGCCGTGGAACTCCAGCCCTAACAGCTCCTACTTTGAAAAACTTATAGAAGGTCTAGCTAAGGCACTGGACTTTGATCCTGATACTCCTTATAGTGCGCTAACTGCTGCACAGAAGAAGGCCCTGATCTACGGATCTGAAAAGGAGGTCAGCGTCCGGTACAAAAACCGCTACGGCAGGATTCGCTCCTGGACAGCTCCATTTGAAGGCGTCATGGGCTACTTTGACCGCAAGCTGGAGCAAACCGATTCCGAATCCCAGAAGGATCGTCTGCTGGGTTACACCCGCGAAGTACCATGCCCAAGCTGTAAAGGTGCACGCCTCAAGCCAGAGATCCTTGCTGTCCGTTTGGATTCCGGCTCCCACGGCGCACTGTCGATTGCAGGTCTCACCGCATTGTCAGTTCACGAGGCTTTTGAATTCCTGGATAATCTCACCTTGGGCAAGCGTGAAGAAATGATTGCGGGCGCGGTGTTGAAGGAAATTCATGCACGCCTTAAGTTCCTACTTGATGTCGGCTTGTCGTATCTGACCTTGGATCGTGCAGCAGGCACCCTGTCTGGTGGGGAAGCCCAGCGCATCCGCCTTGCTACCCAGATCGGATCTGGCCTTGCTGGCGTCTTATACGTGTTGGATGAGCCATCTATTGGCCTGCATCAACGTGACAATCAGCGATTGATCGCCACCCTGGAACAACTCCGCGATATCGGCAACACCCTCATCGTTGTTGAACATGATGAAGACACCATTAGACGTGCCGATTGGCTCGTGGACATTGGACCACGAGCCGGCGAATACGGTGGCGAAGTGGTTTACCAGGGAGAACCTAATGGAATCCTTGACTGCGAGGAATCCCTAACCGGTGCCTACCTGTCTGGGCGACGAACCCTCGGCGTTCCCGATCAGCGTCGCGAGATTGATCCAGCACGTCAACTCACCGTTGTGGGCGCTCGGGAGAACAACCTCCGAGGCATTGACGTCGACATTCCGCTCGGTGTGCTGTGTTGCATCACCGGTGTCTCCGGCTCTGGCAAATCCACGCTGATCAACCAGATTCTGGCAAAGGTCCTGGCCAACAAACTCAACCGTGCACGCCAGGTTCCTGGTCGCGCAAAGCGAGTAGAAGGCCTTGAGCACCTGGATAAATTGGTTCAGGTCGATCAATCACCGATTGGTCGCACCCCACGATCCAACCCGGCCACCTACACGGGTGTCTTTGACAAGGTACGCAATCTTTTTGCCGAAACCACCGAAGCAAAAGTTCGTGGATACAAGCCAGGCCGATTCTCCTTCAATATGAAGGGCGGACGGTGCGAAGCCTGCCACGGTGACGGCACCCTCAAGATCGAGATGAACTTCCTGCCAGACGTCTACGTTCCGTGTGAGGTCTGCGAGGGCAGGCGTTACAACCGCGAAACCCTGGAAGTAAAATACAAGGGCAAGAACATCGCAGAAGTATTGGACATGCCGATCTCTGAGGCTGCTGATTTCTTCGAGCCGATCACTTCGATTCACCGTTACCTAGCAACGCTGGTGGATGTGGGCCTTGGATACGTGCGCCTCGGTCAAGCGGCTACCACCTTGTCCGGTGGTGAAGCTCAGCGCGTGAAGCTCGCGTCTGAACTTCAAAAGCGCTCCAACGGTCGCACCATCTACATCTTGGACGAGCCCACCACCGGCCTGCACTTTGAAGACATCCGCAAGCTCATGATGGTGATCCAGGGGCTCGTGGATAAGGGAAACTCCGTTGTTATCATTGAACACAACCTTGACGTGATCAAGGCAGCTGACTGGATTGTTGATATGGGTCCTGAAGGTGGTTCCGGTGGTGGCACTGTGGTTGCCGAGGGCACCCCGGAGCAGGTCGCCGAGGTGAAGGGCTCCTACACCGGTCAGTTCCTCAAAGAGCTGCTCTAA
- a CDS encoding DUF2339 domain-containing protein, which yields MDPNSADRMALRAALEKLSASASAMAEASNEIKDVVARLETPLVDAAPHPTPSPTPAEVQDSAPPLLIGSDIVDIPRRVAHLSIAPGDEGWPLGVDKRRLAPHYPRPTRPAKPAKPPLSSEEKIMRGVAIGGGIITVAGVILLVSVAIQRGWLGPLGRVIGAYLLALALLAAASYVRKRGTRVEAIVALTTTSHLAAIATTSAVVFILDWWPPLIGSAVILAINIGFLLIGRVWADGKHPVFISALLVSGLCALMFPFAYDAWLPIFSIVAALVVSYRVSSDITRSIAALFGVLIQFTLLMTWPEQPWPAALTGVTTTLLLVGLTLWDPPQADGESQKDIAVEEYWRSFETNTVTTWVSTVAPIIIAIITTFIFANIDWPWLALIAPIGMAAMGVAAHFGNSTTQNAHLETTRIAHLVAVAGLALIAGTFVQVFYSELPTKPIYVMVFLIAGAALFMWMRTLVNGHDMGVVPWVAWLIASVAMTGVLLRNVVALSPLWLTDIEALIPAVLILVFIYTTIAARRVFYGRALWLQLAVGLVLLTQSAISIVTITTFLGNLIAGNVGMMLGFLIGHAAVSILWMVIAAALMLNRKLLDSPGALWTGVGLAVAGTIKLVFFDLVALSGVPRAIAFLLSGIALLTIASMRGRKTAEIKAGAGGVGSSAGAFAPASATASAATSAPAGVASKEQQAPTDPSIS from the coding sequence ATGGACCCGAACTCTGCAGACCGCATGGCCCTAAGAGCTGCCCTGGAAAAGCTCTCGGCCTCCGCAAGCGCCATGGCCGAGGCAAGCAACGAGATTAAGGATGTGGTGGCACGGCTTGAAACCCCGCTTGTTGACGCCGCCCCACACCCGACCCCCTCACCGACCCCCGCGGAGGTTCAGGATTCAGCGCCACCACTGTTGATAGGTTCCGACATCGTCGATATTCCACGTCGAGTCGCACACCTGTCGATCGCCCCAGGAGACGAAGGGTGGCCACTGGGCGTCGACAAGCGCCGCCTTGCGCCGCACTATCCGCGCCCTACCCGTCCAGCAAAGCCGGCGAAGCCGCCACTGTCTTCAGAAGAAAAGATCATGCGTGGGGTAGCAATCGGTGGTGGCATCATCACGGTTGCTGGTGTGATTTTGCTGGTGTCGGTGGCTATTCAACGTGGTTGGCTGGGACCGCTTGGCCGAGTCATTGGTGCGTATCTGCTGGCGCTGGCGTTGCTGGCGGCCGCGTCCTATGTACGCAAGCGGGGCACACGTGTTGAAGCGATCGTTGCGTTGACCACCACCTCGCACTTAGCGGCTATCGCGACGACGAGTGCGGTAGTGTTCATCCTCGATTGGTGGCCCCCACTTATAGGTTCCGCCGTTATCTTGGCTATCAACATTGGATTCCTGCTGATTGGGCGAGTGTGGGCCGACGGCAAGCACCCAGTGTTTATCTCTGCACTGCTAGTTTCGGGCTTGTGTGCGCTCATGTTCCCGTTTGCTTACGATGCTTGGTTGCCGATTTTCTCGATCGTTGCAGCCCTTGTGGTGAGCTACCGCGTGTCCTCAGATATAACTCGCTCCATCGCAGCACTATTCGGTGTGCTCATCCAGTTCACCCTGTTGATGACGTGGCCAGAACAACCATGGCCAGCAGCCCTTACTGGTGTGACGACCACTCTCCTACTCGTTGGTCTCACCCTGTGGGATCCTCCACAGGCTGATGGCGAGAGCCAGAAGGACATCGCCGTCGAAGAGTATTGGCGCAGCTTTGAAACCAACACGGTCACCACCTGGGTTTCGACAGTCGCCCCGATTATCATCGCCATCATCACGACGTTTATTTTCGCCAATATCGACTGGCCCTGGCTTGCACTTATCGCGCCGATTGGCATGGCAGCGATGGGTGTTGCAGCGCACTTTGGCAATTCCACAACGCAAAACGCCCACCTCGAGACAACGCGAATCGCCCACCTTGTCGCAGTCGCTGGACTTGCCCTCATCGCCGGCACCTTCGTGCAGGTCTTCTACTCCGAGCTACCCACGAAGCCGATCTACGTCATGGTCTTCCTCATCGCAGGCGCCGCACTGTTTATGTGGATGCGTACGCTCGTAAACGGGCACGACATGGGTGTTGTGCCGTGGGTCGCATGGCTCATCGCTTCTGTTGCCATGACTGGCGTGTTGCTGCGCAATGTTGTGGCGTTGTCACCGCTGTGGCTTACCGATATCGAAGCCCTAATTCCGGCTGTGCTCATTCTCGTGTTCATTTACACAACAATTGCTGCGCGACGCGTCTTCTATGGCCGGGCACTTTGGCTACAGCTCGCGGTCGGTTTGGTCCTGTTGACACAGTCGGCGATTTCTATCGTTACCATCACCACATTCCTGGGCAACCTCATCGCTGGAAATGTCGGCATGATGCTTGGTTTCCTCATCGGTCATGCCGCAGTGTCTATTCTGTGGATGGTCATCGCAGCGGCCCTCATGCTCAACCGCAAGCTTCTGGATTCCCCTGGCGCTTTGTGGACGGGCGTGGGATTGGCTGTTGCCGGAACGATCAAGTTGGTGTTCTTCGATCTGGTGGCACTGTCCGGTGTTCCTCGCGCGATCGCATTCCTGCTGTCCGGCATTGCATTGCTGACCATTGCCTCGATGCGTGGTCGAAAGACAGCAGAGATCAAGGCAGGAGCGGGTGGTGTGGGTAGTTCGGCGGGCGCTTTCGCCCCTGCTTCCGCAACTGCCTCCGCTGCCACTTCTGCACCCGCTGGCGTTGCCAGCAAAGAACAGCAGGCGCCAACTGACCCCTCGATCAGCTAA
- the infC gene encoding translation initiation factor IF-3, with protein MSRTANRGVHISAEARINERIRVPEVRLVGPNGEQVGIVRIEDARKLAFDADLDLVEVAPNAKPPVCKIMDYGKFKYEQAQKARESRKNQQQTVVKEQKLRPKIDDHDYETKKGNVIRFLEKGSKVKVTIMFRGREQARPELGYRLLERLANDVADFGIVETRAKQDGRNMTMVLGPVRKGKK; from the coding sequence ATTTCCCGCACTGCTAACAGAGGAGTCCACATCAGCGCTGAAGCTCGCATTAATGAGCGCATCCGAGTTCCCGAAGTCCGCCTCGTCGGACCTAACGGTGAGCAGGTAGGCATTGTTCGCATTGAAGATGCCCGCAAGCTCGCATTCGACGCAGACCTAGACCTGGTCGAGGTCGCACCCAACGCCAAACCTCCGGTCTGCAAGATCATGGATTACGGAAAGTTCAAGTACGAACAGGCTCAAAAGGCCCGTGAGTCACGCAAGAATCAGCAGCAGACCGTGGTCAAGGAGCAGAAGCTTCGTCCCAAGATCGACGATCACGATTATGAGACGAAGAAGGGCAATGTGATCCGCTTCCTTGAGAAGGGATCCAAGGTCAAGGTTACGATCATGTTCCGTGGTCGTGAGCAGGCCCGCCCGGAGCTTGGCTACAGACTCCTTGAGCGCCTGGCAAACGATGTCGCAGATTTCGGCATTGTGGAAACCCGCGCAAAGCAGGACGGACGAAACATGACTATGGTTCTCGGTCCAGTGCGCAAGGGCAAGAAGTAA
- the rpmI gene encoding 50S ribosomal protein L35 — MKNKTHKGTAKRVKVTGSGKLVREQANRRHLLEGKASTRTRRLKGIVEVDKADTKRMKRLLGKA, encoded by the coding sequence ATGAAGAACAAGACCCACAAGGGCACCGCAAAGCGCGTTAAGGTGACTGGCTCCGGCAAGCTCGTTCGCGAGCAGGCAAACCGCCGCCACCTTCTCGAAGGCAAGGCATCCACCCGCACCCGTCGCCTGAAGGGCATCGTTGAGGTTGACAAGGCCGACACCAAGCGCATGAAGCGCCTGCTCGGCAAGGCTTAA
- the rplT gene encoding 50S ribosomal protein L20, giving the protein MARVKRSVNAKKKRREILKSAKGYRGQRSRLYRKAKEQWLHSMTYSYRDRRARKSEFRKLWIQRINAAARMNGITYNRLIQGLRLAEIDVDRKILADLAVNDFATFSAICEAAKAALPEDVNAPKAA; this is encoded by the coding sequence GTGGCACGTGTCAAGCGGTCCGTCAACGCCAAGAAGAAGCGTCGCGAAATTCTGAAGTCCGCAAAGGGCTACCGCGGCCAGCGCTCACGCCTTTACCGTAAGGCTAAGGAGCAGTGGCTGCACTCCATGACTTACTCTTACCGCGATCGTCGCGCCCGTAAGAGCGAGTTCCGTAAGCTGTGGATCCAGCGTATCAACGCTGCTGCCCGCATGAACGGCATCACCTACAACCGTCTCATCCAGGGCCTGCGCCTTGCTGAGATCGACGTCGACCGCAAGATCCTTGCTGATCTCGCAGTCAACGACTTTGCAACCTTCTCCGCAATCTGCGAGGCTGCAAAGGCTGCACTGCCTGAGGATGTTAACGCTCCAAAGGCTGCTTAA
- a CDS encoding DUF6508 domain-containing protein — protein sequence MRKNREFGWEEVGPSQEGERFTFSDEAVNHMVDINERFKALQVEHPIVRRNSDYDMEEARMLNEIYSPLMSEVIYFASQSGLMIVFDWMSWAEGNYWLRSERPNKWEEFDVETARMMVTALVRSDYFSYSMPISFFGSGNFFGVFDHLTNLLVRGYR from the coding sequence ATGAGGAAAAATAGGGAATTTGGTTGGGAAGAAGTCGGTCCAAGCCAAGAAGGTGAACGTTTTACTTTTAGTGACGAGGCAGTCAACCACATGGTTGACATCAATGAACGATTCAAGGCGCTTCAAGTCGAGCATCCTATAGTTCGGAGAAATTCAGACTATGACATGGAAGAGGCGCGGATGCTCAATGAAATATATTCTCCGTTGATGTCAGAGGTTATCTATTTCGCGTCACAGTCTGGATTGATGATCGTTTTCGATTGGATGTCCTGGGCAGAGGGAAACTATTGGTTAAGGTCGGAAAGGCCGAATAAATGGGAAGAGTTCGACGTGGAAACTGCTCGTATGATGGTAACTGCGTTGGTTCGCTCTGATTATTTCTCATACTCTATGCCCATTAGTTTTTTTGGGAGTGGCAACTTCTTCGGTGTTTTTGACCATCTAACTAATCTGCTTGTGCGCGGATACCGATAG
- a CDS encoding carbohydrate ABC transporter permease produces MDKLRRRARRSRRTEWWLAATLLAPNLLLLAIFTYRPLLDNFRLSFFNWNISSPTSTFIGFDNYVEFFTRSDTTQVLLNTLIFTVCAVAGSMVLGLLLAMLLDQKLFGRNFVRSMVFAPFVISGAAIGVAFQFVFDPNFGLVQDLLGRIGVDTPQFYQDPNWALFMVTFTFVWKNLGYSFVIYLAALQGLNKDLAEAAAVDGASSWTRFWRVTLPQLRPTTFFLSITVTLNSVQVFDIIHTMTRGGPLGNGTTTLVYQVYTETFTNYRAGYGATIATILFLILLVITVIQVRYMDRENKQK; encoded by the coding sequence GTGGATAAGCTACGTAGACGCGCTAGAAGATCAAGGCGGACAGAATGGTGGCTTGCCGCCACACTTCTTGCCCCAAACTTGCTCCTCTTGGCTATTTTTACGTATCGGCCACTGTTAGATAACTTCCGGTTGTCTTTTTTCAACTGGAATATTTCCTCCCCCACATCAACCTTCATTGGATTTGATAACTACGTCGAGTTCTTCACGCGCTCCGACACAACTCAAGTCCTTCTCAACACTCTGATCTTCACAGTGTGTGCTGTAGCCGGATCAATGGTGCTTGGCCTGCTGTTGGCTATGCTTCTCGACCAAAAGCTCTTTGGTCGAAACTTCGTCCGGTCCATGGTGTTTGCACCGTTTGTGATCTCTGGTGCTGCCATTGGCGTCGCGTTCCAATTTGTCTTCGACCCCAATTTCGGTTTGGTCCAAGATTTACTGGGACGAATTGGCGTTGATACACCTCAGTTCTACCAAGATCCCAACTGGGCCCTGTTCATGGTGACGTTTACGTTCGTGTGGAAGAACCTCGGCTACTCCTTCGTCATCTACCTCGCAGCACTGCAAGGTTTGAATAAGGATCTCGCCGAGGCAGCAGCAGTGGATGGTGCAAGCTCGTGGACACGATTCTGGAGGGTCACCCTTCCGCAGCTTCGCCCCACCACCTTCTTCCTGTCGATCACGGTGACGCTGAACTCAGTGCAAGTCTTCGACATCATCCACACGATGACTCGTGGCGGCCCGCTGGGTAATGGCACCACGACCTTGGTGTACCAGGTGTACACCGAAACGTTCACCAATTACCGAGCTGGATACGGCGCAACCATTGCGACCATCTTGTTCCTCATTTTGCTTGTCATCACGGTGATCCAAGTCCGTTATATGGATAGGGAGAACAAGCAAAAATGA
- a CDS encoding carbohydrate ABC transporter permease: MISTDRNLMVKIMGYVGMIAAVLFIGLPLIFIVLTSFKAQSEIYTQPVTWFPSEFNFDNYSNVFQRVPFLDYFRNSIIITVILCALKIVLGVISAYALSILRFPGRNLVFLLVISALMVPSEVTVISNYALVSQLGWRDTYQGIIVPLAGIAFGTFLMRNHFMSIPSELIEAARMDHCGHFRLLWKVLLPISMPTLVAFSMITVVNEWNQYLWPFLMAETANSATLPIGLTMLQNNEGVSNWGPVMAATIMTMLPVLLMFLALQQYMIKGLISGAVKG; the protein is encoded by the coding sequence ATGATTTCTACCGATAGAAACCTAATGGTGAAGATCATGGGCTACGTTGGCATGATTGCTGCGGTTCTGTTCATTGGCTTGCCTCTCATCTTTATCGTGCTGACCAGCTTCAAAGCGCAGTCAGAGATTTACACCCAGCCGGTGACGTGGTTTCCTTCAGAGTTCAACTTTGACAACTACTCCAACGTTTTCCAGCGCGTTCCATTTTTGGATTACTTCCGCAACTCCATCATCATCACGGTCATCTTGTGTGCACTCAAGATTGTGCTTGGCGTGATCTCGGCGTATGCATTGTCGATTCTGCGTTTCCCAGGCCGCAATCTTGTGTTCCTGTTGGTGATCTCGGCTCTCATGGTGCCTTCGGAAGTAACAGTCATCTCCAACTACGCATTGGTTAGCCAATTAGGGTGGCGCGACACCTACCAGGGCATCATCGTGCCTCTGGCCGGCATCGCTTTTGGCACCTTCCTCATGCGCAATCACTTCATGTCCATTCCGTCTGAACTCATCGAGGCAGCGCGAATGGATCACTGTGGACACTTCCGACTGCTGTGGAAAGTGCTGCTGCCCATCTCAATGCCAACACTCGTGGCATTTTCCATGATCACCGTGGTCAATGAGTGGAATCAGTACCTGTGGCCATTCCTCATGGCAGAAACCGCAAACTCTGCAACTTTGCCAATCGGTTTGACCATGCTTCAAAACAATGAAGGTGTTTCCAACTGGGGACCCGTCATGGCGGCAACCATCATGACCATGCTTCCAGTGCTGTTGATGTTCCTTGCACTGCAGCAGTACATGATCAAGGGCCTTATTTCCGGAGCCGTTAAAGGCTAG
- a CDS encoding ABC transporter substrate-binding protein: protein MPQISRRNFLAAVGVAGAGATLAACAGTGGSTSSDSSSSAEGDTNTIVWWSNHPANSKDVELELISRFEAENPDLKVQLVDAGANYAEVSQKFNAALSGGDLPDLVVLSDTEWFNFAINGATVNIDEVASRNNIDTSTYVDSLFNDYSHEGGHYGLPFARSTVLFYYNKDLWAQAGLEDRGPESWEEFSEWGPRLQEAMGSGFAHGWGDATNYLSWTFEGPMWSLGGNYSEGWESRLTTPETIRAVEWLKSTIDDGFATVSTDVTNEFATGLIGSCIQSTGDLSSVAGAANFNWGVAALPNPTGEGACPTGGAGLGIPSGISEQRQDNAIKFIDFLTNAKNTGYWSRETGYVPVRKDAAQDPDHAAFLEENPAYNVAVEQLPDTRSQDNFRVLLPNGDRTIGDALERICLTGADIDVTLAEVEEQLNTIYTRDIEPLI, encoded by the coding sequence ATGCCTCAGATTTCTCGTCGTAATTTCTTGGCTGCAGTTGGTGTTGCAGGCGCAGGCGCAACTCTTGCAGCATGTGCAGGCACCGGCGGAAGCACCTCTTCCGACAGCAGCTCCTCTGCAGAAGGCGACACCAACACCATCGTCTGGTGGTCCAACCACCCAGCGAACTCCAAGGACGTCGAGCTCGAGCTCATCTCCCGTTTTGAGGCTGAAAACCCTGATTTGAAAGTTCAGCTGGTTGACGCCGGCGCTAACTACGCTGAGGTTTCCCAGAAGTTCAACGCGGCACTGTCCGGCGGCGACCTGCCAGACCTCGTTGTTCTTTCTGACACCGAGTGGTTCAACTTCGCAATCAATGGCGCAACCGTCAACATCGATGAGGTTGCATCCCGCAACAACATCGACACCTCAACCTACGTTGATTCCCTGTTCAACGACTACTCCCATGAGGGTGGACACTACGGTCTGCCATTTGCTCGCTCCACCGTCCTCTTCTACTACAACAAGGACCTGTGGGCACAGGCTGGTCTGGAAGATCGCGGACCTGAGTCCTGGGAAGAGTTTTCCGAGTGGGGACCACGCCTGCAGGAAGCAATGGGCAGTGGCTTCGCACACGGCTGGGGCGATGCAACCAACTACCTTTCTTGGACGTTCGAAGGCCCAATGTGGTCCCTGGGCGGCAACTACTCTGAAGGTTGGGAGTCCCGCCTGACCACCCCTGAAACCATCCGCGCAGTTGAGTGGCTGAAGTCCACCATCGACGATGGTTTTGCTACCGTCTCCACCGACGTTACCAACGAGTTCGCAACCGGCCTGATCGGTTCGTGCATCCAGTCCACCGGTGACCTGTCTTCTGTGGCCGGCGCAGCTAACTTCAACTGGGGGGTCGCGGCACTGCCTAACCCAACCGGTGAAGGCGCTTGTCCAACCGGCGGTGCAGGCCTGGGCATTCCTTCTGGCATCTCTGAGCAGCGCCAGGACAACGCCATCAAGTTCATCGACTTCCTTACCAATGCAAAGAACACCGGCTACTGGTCCCGCGAGACCGGCTACGTTCCAGTACGTAAGGATGCAGCGCAGGATCCAGATCACGCAGCATTCCTCGAAGAGAACCCTGCATACAACGTCGCAGTTGAGCAGCTTCCTGACACCCGCTCTCAGGACAACTTCCGCGTGCTTTTGCCAAACGGTGACCGCACCATCGGTGACGCTCTGGAGAGAATCTGCCTGACCGGCGCTGATATCGATGTCACCTTGGCTGAGGTTGAAGAACAGTTGAACACCATCTACACCCGCGACATCGAGCCGCTGATCTAG